From Clarias gariepinus isolate MV-2021 ecotype Netherlands unplaced genomic scaffold, CGAR_prim_01v2 scaffold_35, whole genome shotgun sequence, a single genomic window includes:
- the map9 gene encoding microtubule-associated protein 9 has product MSEEDHCSTLTHSTRHRTSRRTAFQDELEAAVSERAVRTRASHSNSNDFNHHDDDDDDDDDVLKELLKTRRKKIDVSRTKPSISDFTPSDDEENIRPKRVSFLKSQRNFHTLGSDSVRSDTLRSDTLRSDDMRSDTLRSDTVRSDAVRSDTVKSDPLTSNFVRSGAVRSDTLRSDATRSPLQSSQSESPAVKKSQSESSVPLNSDNSQWGSSSEGVLEATPPTPAPRQRAPPSPVAACDVKNVQTQSRAAASPESTKHTAGNSGSDAGQDDVSVTLNTHSRPIEGAESTGLTGEEPRDQEKHQLGCDLGVTSPRLRVRSPESRPGSSRRARRTPLYSTESRYLGTLKVLEQKACLQETGPDTVDSLRAAIYQDWLKRKEENLQATFRAKKQEEKLKEERKAEEKASKKAEARASYEAWKEKKREALRETIRKKQEELKKLQREMEDKEEKKETAKRVFDKWKQEHDELLRAQREKQLQTENRLKEEKRREKEERKSESRCSFAQWSDRKKEVIEDKLKFERRKQRIREIEDQYEKEEKEKTALELYDQWLRRKELEQKQERRERKMRAGVVEEPPPAPWSPPNRTIPFGK; this is encoded by the exons ATGTCTGAGGAGGATCACTGCAGCACTCTGACCCACAGCACGAGACACAGAACCTCCAGGAGAACCGCCTTCCAg gaTGAGCTGGAGGCGGCGGTGAGCGAGCGAGCGGTCCGAACACGAGCGTCTCATTCTAACTCTAACGACTTTAACcaccatgatgatgatgatgatgatgatgat GACGTCCTCAAAGAGCTGCTCAAGACGAGGAGGAAGAAGATCGACGTGTCAAGAACAAAACCCTCCATCAGTGACTTTACACCATCTGATGATGAGGAGAACATCAGACCTAAACGGGTCTCCTTCCTGAAAAGTCAGAGGAACTTTCACACTCTCGGATCAGACTCTGTGAGATCAGACACCCTGAGATCAGACACCCTGAGATCAGATGACATGAGATCAGACACCCTGAGATCAGACACCGTAAGATCAGACGCCGTGAGATCAGACACTGTGAAATCAGACCCCCTGACATCAAACTTTGTGAGATCAGGCGCTGTGAGATCAGACACCCTGAGATCAGACGCTACGAGATCACCCCTACaatccagccaatcagaatctCCTGCGGTGAAAAAGAGCCAATCAGAATCGTCCGTGCCTCTGAACTCAGACAACAGCCAATGGGGATCCAGCTCTGAGG GTGTGttagaggccacgcccccgACACCCGCCCCCCGGCAGCGAGCTCCTCCCTCTCCTGTCGCTGCGTGTGATGTAAAGAACGTTCAAACACAAAGCAGAGCTGCTGCATCACCCGAGAGCACCAAACACACAGCAGGGAATTCTGGGAGTGATGCGGGACAG GACGATGTGTCTGTGACCCTGAACACACACTCCAGGCCAATAGAGGGCGCTGAGAGCACAG GTCTCACAGGTGAAGAACCGAGAGACCAGGAGAAACATCAG CTCGGGTGTGATCTCGGTGTAACGTCCCCCAGACTGCGAGTCAG ATCTCCAGAGTCTCGACCAGGAAGCTCCAGGAGGGCCAGGAGAACGCCGCTCTACAGCACAGAGTCCAGATATCTGGGAACGTTAAAGGTTCTGGAGCAGAAGGCGTGTTTACAGGAGACGGGACCCGACACGGTGGATTCGCTGCGAGCCGCCATTTATCAG gactggTTGAAGAGGAAAGAAGAGAATCTGCAGGCGACGTTCagagcaaaaaaacaagaagaaaaactgAAAGAGGAGAGAAAAGCCGAG GAGAAGGCGAGTAAGAAAGCAGAAGCCAGAGCCTCGTATGAAGCCTGGAAAGAGAAGAAACGTGAAGCTCTGAGGGAGACGATCCGAAAAAAACAGGAGGAGCTTAaaaaactacagagagagatggaggacaaggaggagaagaaggaaaCTGCAAAACGG GTTTTTGACAAATGGAAACAAGAACATGATGAACTTCTCCGTGCGCAGCGAGAAAAACAGCTACAGACTGAAAACAGactaaaagaggaaaaaaggagagaaaaagaagagaggaaGAGTGAGAGTCGGTGTTCATTCGCTCAGTG GAGCGACAGGAAGAAGGAGGTGATTGAGGATAAGCTGAAGTTTGAACGCAGGAAGCAGAGGATCAGAGAGATAGAGGATCAGTATGAGAaggaggagaaagagaagacGGCGCTCGAGCTGTACGATCAGTGGCTG agACGGAAAGAACTCGA